The region CGAGATCCGCGCGGAAGAAGGTCTGCCGCTCGTGCCCGCGTAGCCCGTGCGGGAGGCTGCTTCGCGGCCGCCGCTGTGGAGCCACGCACTCCGCACTGCGGCATGGCAGTGATATGATTTGATGGCATGCGACGGCATACGAGCCTAAATATTGAAGGGTAGCTGTTCAAAGCATTATGACATGGCTACAAGTTACGACTCCGATCTCGTGACCGTTGCCGAAGCGGCCCGAATCCTGCGGGTCAGCGCCGTCACCATACAGCGCTGGCTCCGGCAGGGTCGGCTGTCCGCGCACCACATCGGTCCCCGGGCAGTGCGCATTCGCCGGATAGACCTGGCGCAGGTCATTGCACCCTACGATCAAAGGACGACGGCGGCAAAACCAGCGAGTGATAGTCTTACGACGACGTTGGCACCCCTCGATGACGAGGAGATTGCGGCGCAGCAGGCCGCGCTCGCGGCCTCGGCCGAACTGCTCGCGCAGCAGGCAGCGCGGCGCGGCGGCAAACCCTTCGATGAGTCCTGGCCCCTGATCCGCGTCGCCCGCGCGGCTCGCTCGCGCCAGCAAGCATGAACCACGCTATTGCCGTCGATGCCAGCGTCGCGGTCAAGTGGGTAGTGCTGGAACCGCTGAGCACGCAGGCGCGGGCACTTGTGGCGGACAGCATCGCCGCCCGGCGTCCACTGCTCGCTCCGCCGCACTTCAGCGGCGAGGTTACCAACGCCCTCCACCAGCGCTGGCGCAGCGCCGATCCCGACAAACGCCTGATCGATGCAGAAGCGGACGCCGCGCTGGCCGGCTTCCTGCTGTTTCAGGTCGAGCAGCGTGCGCCAACGGGCCTCTATGCCCAAGCCGCGGCGCTTGCCCGCAGGTTGCGCCTGTCCAGCGTCTACGATGCCCTGTATGTCGCTCTCGCCGAGCTGGAGAGCGTGGAGTTGTGGACCGCCGACACCCGCCTCATCCGCGAGCTGGGCACGCGCGCGCCCTGGGTCAAGGCACTCGCCGGCTATCCCTTGCCTGGCCAGGCACTCCGCACGCCGTGAGCCACGTGATGCAGGCTTGTTCACCATCTCCAACGAACTGGCCTTGCCGCGAATCTGCAAATAGCCCGAGAGCATTGCTCGCTCAGCCAGACGGAGTTGCTTCCCCTGCCGCAGTCTGCCAGCCGGCGAAGCGCGGGCCGTCGGGCGCTCGCCACTTGCGCAGGGCGACGACGTAGCCGAAGGGGTCGCGGATCGTCGCCTGCCGGCCCCAGAAGCTGCGCGGCGTGAATGGCTCGCCCGCGATCTCGACGCCTTTGCCGCGCAGCTCGGCCAGCGTGGCATCGAGGTCGTCCACCACCAGCCCGAAGCGCCGTTCGCCCTGCACGCCGGCGACAGACGGCAGAACTTCGAGCAGCACGCCGCCGAGTTCGAGATAGGCGGCCGCCGCGCCGTCTGCCGTCTGCCAGCGCCGCTGCAAACGAAAGCCCAGCGTTTCGGTGTACAAGCCGATCGCCGCCTCGACATCGGGCACGGGCAGGTAGACGTGGCTGAAGCCGGTGATCATGCAAGCCTCCGCGGCGTTCGGCCCTCAACCTCTCTTATCTCCTTCTCCCGATCCTGGGAGAAGGAGACGATCCTGTGGTGAGCGTGCCGATCGAAAAACGGTTAACCCGACGCCTTCTCGCTTCAGCAACCAGGGATCGCCCCTCTCCATACAAGATCGCGCTCCGCGCGATCTGGACGATTGGCAGAGGGACGGGGGTGCGGGCCGAAGCTACGCCCGGCCCCAGAGTGTGTTCGACGCGATGCGGGCGCCTTCGGCCATGGCGCGGAACTTGGCCCACTGGATCGAGGCATCGGCCACGCGGCTGAGGCCGCAATCGGTGCCGCCGATCACGTTCTCCCGCCCAACCAGGTTGGCGTAGCGCAGCAGCCGCTGGGCCACCAGCTCCGGGTGCGCCACGAACTCCGGCGCGCAGTGGCCGAGTACGCCGGGCATCAGGATCTTGCCCGCCGGCAGCTTCACGTCCTCGAACACCTGCCACTCGTGCTCGTGCTGCGGGTTGCTCGCCTCGATCGAGTAACACTGCGCCTTCACCGAGAAGATCAGGTCGATGATGTCGCGCAGCGGGATGTCCTGCGTGTGCGGATGGTGAAAGCTGCCCCAGCAGACGTGCAGCCGCACCCGCTCCTCGGGAATGCCGCGGATCGCGTGGTTGATCGCCTCCACGCGCTGCGCCGCGAACTTGCGGTAGGCGGCCACGTCCATCTCGGGGTGGACGTGATAGCCGTCCGGCAGGTCGGGGTCGTCGATCTGCACGACGATACCCGCGTCGGCGATCGCCTTCTACTCCTCGTGCATCGCGCCAGCGACTGCGCAGAGCACGGCGAGGCCGCCGAGAAGCAGCCGGCCGATCAATGTGCCGTCCTTCGAATTGGCTAGCCCGCCAGTGCCCGTATTCGGCAGAGACAGCGCAACCGCGGGCGCTGCGGCAGCCGTGCCACCCGCAATCGCTGGAGCGGCCGGTCGCTGAGCTGCGCCAACTGGCGCGCCAGACGCCAGTTGAACAGCGCTGCCACCGAGGCCGGTTTTCGGAGGCCGCGACGGGACGATCGGGGTCGGAGGTACGGTCGCACCGCTGGCCGTCGGTGTAGCGGTCGCACCGCCGGCCGTCACCATAGCCGTCGCTGTCGCGGTCGCGCCTCTGGCCGCCGCGCCGCTGGCCGGTGCGCCGCTGGCCGTCGGTGTAGCCGCCGCGCCGCTGGCGGTCGATGTAGCCGCCGCGCCGCTGGCGGTCGCCATAGCCGCTGGCCCCGCAGCCGGCGCCGTCGTGGGCGGCGCAGTGGCTATTGGGACGAACCCTGTTGGAACAGGGGATGGGCTTGGGAAGGTCACTGGCAGGATGAACACTGGCGGAACGGTGGTCGGGCTTGCCGTCGGACTGGTGGTTGGGCTTGCCGTCGGACTGGTGGTCGGGGTCGGAGTTACCTGCGAGCAGGTGGTAGGGCTGACGTGGTTGGTATCCATCGTTACCGCGCCATTTCGTGCCAATGCTCTGCCGGACACATTCGTCCCGGTGACCAGCGCAATGCTCGTGAGCGCGAGAATATTTCCAACGAACGTGGTGCCCGTACCGAGCGTCGCGGAGCTACCCACCTGCCAGAATACGTTGCAACCCTGAGGGGCACTGGCATTGATCACGGCAACAGACGAGTTGCTTGCCGTCGTGAGGGTACTTCCTATCTTGAACACGAAGACCGCGTTGGGGTTACCCAGGGCGTTGAGCACGAGTGCTCCCGTCAACTGAGCCGACGACGAAAAGCAATAGACGCCTGGCGTGAGTGTTCGGCTGCCGAGATCCTGACCGGTCAGGTCGACGTCGCACGGCTCGCCCGCGAGAACGTTATACGCGGTCGTCACGTCGTTTTGAGCTTGAAGCGCGACCGCGTCGGCGGCATGGATCGTTCCTCCGGTCACCATGCCCGGAGGAAAGCCGCTGACCGCGGTACCTGGGCTGACGCCCAGGTTTCCGATGACGACCGTCGGGCCGGTATTGGTTACCGCGGAGCCGGCGAGGACGGCAAAGCTCTGGGCGGTGCCCAGCGACGGCGCAGTCGCTACAGCCAGCACGCGGCCGGGCTTGCTGCCTCCAAGGTAGGTACCAGTCACGAGCACGGCACAAGCGACGAGCCCCATCCAGGCCAACCGTTTGGGCCAGTCATCTCGCTTGAACATGCTATCCTCCGGTGGAGGGAGAATGCGAGGCAGCAGCTGGGATGGCAGTCAGCGGCCGACTAACAGCCCGGGCCTGAGTGTGGCGGGTGGAGTTGCGGGCCGCCGGCTGATGCTGCCGCTGCAGCTCTTCTTCGCTGACTCCCGCGCAGCAGTTTACCGTGGATGATTGAGAATTGCTATGGTATTACACACATAGCCAATGATGCTTTACATATTTGGGCAGGGCGCCTGACCGATGGCGCCCTGAGATACCCGAGAATCGGCGGGATGAGTGCTCCCGCTACTGCTCTGCGTGCTCGGTGAACCAGCCCTGGACGCCTATCCGGCGACGTCGGCGACGTCGGCCCCTCAGGGTCTTTTGATTCTGCAACTGTCGCGGCAGATCGCGGCGCTGGCGCTCGCCGCTCCGCGGCGACGGGCCGTTCACGAACGGCCCCTACCAACCGCTGGAGGACGCCCACGGGCGGTGCCACCGTCCAGCCGGAAGGCAGCGCAGTGCTCAGCCGAGAATCAAAAGACCCTACGGCGCCGGCGCGCTGCGTGCGGCGCTTGGCCCGCACGGCGGAGTCCGGCCCGACCGCCTGCGGCAGCCAGGCCGGGACCGTGCCCAGGCAGGCCCGCCGCCTGGCCAGCGGGCGGCCCGCGTCCGGCGCCGGGCACGCTGCTCCAGGCGCCGGCGGGCAGGCGCCCACGCGGGCGCCAGCGGGCGCACGGCACGGGGGTCCGCGCCGCGCAGTGCGCGAAGGCGGCGGGGCATGGCGCACCTCCCGGCGTGCGTGACCATCACGGTAGCCCACTTGGCGGCTGCACCACTTAACCCGGCGTTGGGTAGGGGCCGTTCGCGAACAGCCCGTCGCGGCACCAGCCGCGACCAGCAGCGCACCGGTCAGCCCAACACCGCCTCGGCTCGCTTTACGCCGGATCGCCCCTCTCTTCCATACAGGCCGCAAGCGCTTCGCGGTCTACAAGACCCGTGTGTATGGGAGAGAGGGGAAAGGGGGAGTGAGGGCCGCTTACCCCCACGGGCCGAGGAAGGGCTCGCCGGCGAAGGTATCGGGCCGCGCCTCCACGGTTTCCGGCCAGCCCGCCGGGTCGGCGCCCGCGCCGAGCCGTTCGAGGGATGTGCTCGCGCGGCCGTCGCCGGTCACCTGCTGCATGTAGTAGTAGAGCTGGATGCAGTGCCCGTCCGGGTCCAGCACGTGCGCGGCGTAGTCGATGCCCGGATACAGCTCGGGCGGCACGCTGTCCAGCAGGCGGCAGCCGTTCTCCGTCAGGAACTGCACGGCGGCGCGAAGCTGGCGATAGTTCGCCACCTGCATGCCGAAGGCGGCGCAGGTGGTGTGCACGTTCATGCCCAGCGTCGGGCGCAACTGCACCGGCAGCAGCGCCAGCGCGTGGTGCTCCGTGTTGGCACGCAGGAAGACGCAATGGTAGCCGTGCCAGTCCAGCTCCGCGCTGACCTTGAAGCCGAGCCGGTCGCGGTAGAAGGCCGTGGCCGCGGCGACATTGGCGACGAAGAGGCTGACCGGGCCGATGCGCACGACTTTGAACGGCCGCGGCAGCAGGATGCCGTCCACGTCGTAGGTCGCGGGCAGGTCATCGTGCTGGTGGTAGCCGGCGTGCAGGTCCGTGCCTTGCGCCAGCTCGTTGCGGATCTCGTCGATCTCGCTGATCTGCGGCAGCTCGGGCGGCTGCTGGAAGCCGCGGTGGTAGAGGCTGCGCGGCTTGCTGAAGCCTTCCCAGCCCACCTGCTCGATGCCGTAGTACAGCTCGTTGGTGTGGCCGTCGGGATCCAGCACGTAGGTGTGCCAGTTGGAGCCGGGCATGTCGCGGCCGGTGCGCACGATCGGCACGCCCTCTTCCTTAAACCACTTCGCCCCGTTGCCGACTTCGGCCAGGCTGCCTACCTGCCAGGTGATCTGGTTGATCGTGACGCCGGGCACGACGCGGCGCTGGCCGAGCTGCGCCATCCGGTCCATCACGTCGCGGTTGAAGAGCACAAAGGTGTGGTGGTCGGTGTTGTGGCGGGTGAAGTAGCCGGTGGGATGCTGCAAGCCGCCGCGCTGCTCCTCCGGCAGGCGGCTGGCGAAGTCGATCTCATCGGAAATGCGGAAGCCGAGCAGGTCCGAGTAGAAGCGCCGGCACGCCTCCATGTTCGCGTCGGCGACGTTGAAGCCGAAGTGGCCCAGCCGCCGGATCTTGAAGGGGCGGTCCAGCAACACGCCCCCGACATCGTGTTTCGCCTGAACCGAGGTGGTCACGGCCTGCCTCCTGCATTGATCCCTCTGCGCGGCCGCGCAACAGTCGACGAGTTCGGCAGCATGATACGCCTTGCGCACCCGGATCGCGCGCCGGCGCTAGCCCCAGACGGCGCGGGCGGTCTTCGCCACCAGCTCCAGCTTGCGGCGCATCTCGTCCCAGGTCAGCAGGTTGCCCGCCGCGGTCGAGGCGAAGCCGCACTGCGGCGAGATTGCCAGCCGCTCGATCGGCACGTACGTCGCCGCCTCGTCGATCCGACGGCGCAGATCGTCGATCGACTCCAGCGCCGGCTCTTTCGAGCTGATCAGCCCCAGCACCACCATCCTGTCCCGCGGCACGAAGCGCAGCGGCGCGAAGCTGCCGGCGCGGTCGGTGTCGTACTCCAGCAGGAAGCGGTCGACGTTGAGCCGGGGGAAGGCCTGCTCCGCGATCGCGTCGTAGCTGCCCTCGGCGTGCCAGGCGCTGCGGTTGTTGCCGCGGCACATGTGCATGCCCACGGTCAGCCCCTCGCGGCGCAACCCCTCGAGCACGGCGTTGTCGGCGGCGATCAGCGTCTCCAGGTAGGCGTCGGGGTCTTCACCCTCGGCGATCATGCGGGCGCGGATCGTCTTGTCCGCCACGCGCTCGACGTAGTGCAGCGAGTCGAGCTGGAGGTACGAGGCGCCGTCCGCGATCAGCGTCTGCAGCTCGCCCCTGAGGATGCCGATTACCTCGTTGTCGAACTCGGCCCGTGTCGCGTAGGCCTTGTCGGTGACGCCGGACTTGTACAGCGCCCCGGACACGGACAGCGGCCCGGCCGTGGTGATCTTCCACGGCCCCGGCGCGTGCTGCTTGAGAAAGGCGGCCTCGGCGCCGGCCAGGCGGCGGACCTGCCGCAGCTTGCCGCTGGCGACGAGGCTGGGCATCGCGGCCACGGTGGCGTTGGCCACGTCGCTGTGCGGCCCTTGCCAGGCGCCGAGCAGGCGGCGGATCGGCGGGTCGGGGTCGGGCGCAAGCCCTTCTACCGACTCACGGAAGGCGGAGCTCCAGGCGGCGCGGCGGTACTCGCCCTCGGTGAAGACGTCGATGCCGGCCTCGCGCTGCAGGTCAAGCGCCTTCAGCACGGAGGCGTCCTCGATCTCGCGCAACCGCTCGGCGCCGATGCGCTGCTCGGCGAAGTCCTGCCGCGCCGCGAGCAGCTCCGGCGGCCGCAGCAGGCTGCCCACATGGTCGGCGCGAAACGCTGGGGCCATCGCTTAAACCCTCCAGGACACGTTGCACCGACGGGAGGTTCTTGGCGCTGCGGTCGGAGCCGGCGGCTGCCAAGGCGGGATCGCGCCTCGATTCCAACGGGTCCGACGCGTCATTCTACGCGCGTGCGGCCGACGCATACATCAGCCGCGGTCCCCAAGCTGTTCTGTGGCCGATTGTAGCCCGCGTACATGGCGCGCGGCGGGACGGCGGCGTCCGCGTGCAGAGAGGTGGCGGCGCGGCCCGCCCTCGGCATACGATAGACTGGCTCGCCTGTGCCCGCATGCAGAATCCGCCCGAACAGGATCCGGTGGTGTCAGCTCGCGCTCAGGTCATCGGCGCGCCGGTCGCCCGCATCGAAGGCCCCGACAAGGTCAGCGGGCGGGCGCGGTACGCCGCCGACATCTCGTTGCCCGGCATGCTCTGGGGCAAGATCCTGCGCAGCCCGCATCCCCACGCACGCATCCGCGGCATCGACGCCTCGGCGGCGCGGAAGTTGCCGGGCGTGCGCGCCGTGGTCACGGGGCTGGACGTGCCGGGGCACTACATCGGCAAGGTGCTGCGCGACATGCCCGTGCTCTGCTGGGAGCGCGTGCGCTATGTGGGCGACCGCGTGGCGGCGGTGGCGGCGGAGACGCCCGAAGCCGCGGAGGAGGCGCTGGCGCTGATCGAGGTCGAGTACGAAGCGCTGCCCGCGGTCTTTGACCCGATCGAGGCGCTGCGGCCCGAGGCGCCGCTGCTGCACGAGAACGTCGCGGCCTACGCCGGCGCGCCGGTTGCCATCCTCGCGACCGACCTGCACAACGGCCAGACACGCCTCGCCTGGAGCAAGGGCGACGTCGCGCAGGGGTTCCGCGAGGCCGACCTGGCGCTCGAACACAGCTTCCGCGTTCCCAGCCGTCACCAGGGCTACCTGGAGCCCTTCGCCAGCGTACTCGCGATCGACGATGGCGGCCGCGTGCAGGCCTGGTGTTCGAGCAAGGCGCCCTTCCGCGTGCGCATCCAGCTCGCGCAGGCGCTCGGCATTCCCGAAGAGGCGATCCGCGTCAACGTCGTCTCCGTCGGCGGCGACTTCGGCGGCAAGGGCGACGCCCGCGACCTGCCGATCGCCTACTTCCTGGCGCAACAGGCGAGGCGGCCGGTGAAGATCGTGATGAGCTTCGCCGAGGAGCTGACCGCCGGCAACCCCACGCACCCCACCATCATCACGATCCGCTCCGGCGTCATGCGCGACGGGCGCATCGTCGCCCGGCAGGTGCGGGCGGTGCACGCCAGCGGCGCCTACGGCGCGCTGAAGCCGAACGCGTCGCTCTCCACCTGGCACTACGTCGGCGGCGCCTACCGCATTCCGCATACCTCGTTCGAGTTCCTGCAGGTCTACACGAATACCGTGCCCGGCGGCTACTTCCGCGCACCGGGGGCGCACCAGTACACCTTCGCGCTCGAATCGCACACGGACCTGATCGCGCGGGCGTTAGGGCTGGACCCGGCGGAGTTCCGCCTGCGCAACCTGCTGCGCGAGGGCGAAGAAGACGCCGTCGGCAGGCGGCTGCGCTGCATCAAGGCGAAAGAGGTGCTGGAGGCGGCGCTCGCGGCGAGCGGCTGGGGCACGCCGCTGCCGGGGCCGCACCGTGGCCGCGGCATCGGCCTCTTCGGGCGGCAGATCGGCGGGGGCGCCGGCGGCGCGGTGCTCACCGCCGAGGCGAACGGCAGCTACAGCGTGCTCAGCCCCACCGTCGACGTCGGCACGGGCACGCACACGATCGTGCAGCAGATCGTGGCGGCCGAAATGGGCGTGAGCGTCGATCGCGTGAGCGTGCACGCCGGCGACACCGACAGCGCGCCGTTCGACGAAGGCCCGCGCGCCAGCCGCGTGACCTACACCGAAGGCCAGGCGGCGCTCAGGGCCTGCGCCGAGCTGAAGCAGCGGCTGGCGGAGCCGGGCGTGCAGCTTCCCGTGACCGTGCGCGTGCAGCACGACGCGCCGCAGCCGGGAGACGTGGCCTACTTCTGCGCCCAGATCGCCGAGGTCGAAGTGGACCCCGAGACGGGGCAGGTTGCGGTGCAGCGGGTGGTCTCCGCGCACGACGTGGGCACGATCATCAACCCGATTACGCACCAGGGGCAGATCAACGGCGGCTTCGTTACCGGCCTGGGGCTGGCGATGACCGAAGAGCTGGTCTCGGAGGAAGGCCGCATCATCAACGGCCATCTCGGCGACTACAAGCTGCCGACGGTGCGCGACGTGCCGCCCTTCGAGACGGTGCTGGTGCCTTCAAGCGGCGGCGCCGGACCCTACGAGGCGAAGGCGATCGGCGAGCTGGCGAACAACGCGCCGGCCGCCGCCATTGCCAACGCCGTGGCGGCCGCCAGTGGCGCTCGCCTGCACGAGCTGCCGATCACCGCCGAGCGGGTCTACCGTGCCCTGCCCGGCGAGCGGTAGCGACGCAGGCTGATTCCCCCGCACAAGCCGGCCGCGCTGGTGTACCTTCTCGGTGACACGCACCGGAAGCGGTTCGGCGGATCTTGTGCCCGCCATACGATGCGCGGTGTGATGCCGCCGCCGTAGGCTGCAGTGGTGCGCCGGGGCGGCCGCGTCGCCGCGCCCGGCTCGCATGATGAAGAGGATTGGCGATGGTCGCGTACCAGGTCATCGGCACGCCGGCGCCGCGTTTCGAGGGCGCGGAGAAGGTCACCGGCCGGGCGAAGTACGCAGCGGACTACACCTTGCCCGG is a window of Dehalococcoidia bacterium DNA encoding:
- a CDS encoding helix-turn-helix domain-containing protein — encoded protein: MATSYDSDLVTVAEAARILRVSAVTIQRWLRQGRLSAHHIGPRAVRIRRIDLAQVIAPYDQRTTAAKPASDSLTTTLAPLDDEEIAAQQAALAASAELLAQQAARRGGKPFDESWPLIRVARAARSRQQA
- a CDS encoding type II toxin-antitoxin system VapC family toxin encodes the protein MNHAIAVDASVAVKWVVLEPLSTQARALVADSIAARRPLLAPPHFSGEVTNALHQRWRSADPDKRLIDAEADAALAGFLLFQVEQRAPTGLYAQAAALARRLRLSSVYDALYVALAELESVELWTADTRLIRELGTRAPWVKALAGYPLPGQALRTP
- a CDS encoding VOC family protein — encoded protein: MITGFSHVYLPVPDVEAAIGLYTETLGFRLQRRWQTADGAAAAYLELGGVLLEVLPSVAGVQGERRFGLVVDDLDATLAELRGKGVEIAGEPFTPRSFWGRQATIRDPFGYVVALRKWRAPDGPRFAGWQTAAGEATPSG
- a CDS encoding ice-binding family protein, giving the protein MFKRDDWPKRLAWMGLVACAVLVTGTYLGGSKPGRVLAVATAPSLGTAQSFAVLAGSAVTNTGPTVVIGNLGVSPGTAVSGFPPGMVTGGTIHAADAVALQAQNDVTTAYNVLAGEPCDVDLTGQDLGSRTLTPGVYCFSSSAQLTGALVLNALGNPNAVFVFKIGSTLTTASNSSVAVINASAPQGCNVFWQVGSSATLGTGTTFVGNILALTSIALVTGTNVSGRALARNGAVTMDTNHVSPTTCSQVTPTPTTSPTASPTTSPTASPTTVPPVFILPVTFPSPSPVPTGFVPIATAPPTTAPAAGPAAMATASGAAATSTASGAAATPTASGAPASGAAARGATATATAMVTAGGATATPTASGATVPPTPIVPSRPPKTGLGGSAVQLASGAPVGAAQRPAAPAIAGGTAAAAPAVALSLPNTGTGGLANSKDGTLIGRLLLGGLAVLCAVAGAMHEE
- a CDS encoding VOC family protein — its product is MTTSVQAKHDVGGVLLDRPFKIRRLGHFGFNVADANMEACRRFYSDLLGFRISDEIDFASRLPEEQRGGLQHPTGYFTRHNTDHHTFVLFNRDVMDRMAQLGQRRVVPGVTINQITWQVGSLAEVGNGAKWFKEEGVPIVRTGRDMPGSNWHTYVLDPDGHTNELYYGIEQVGWEGFSKPRSLYHRGFQQPPELPQISEIDEIRNELAQGTDLHAGYHQHDDLPATYDVDGILLPRPFKVVRIGPVSLFVANVAAATAFYRDRLGFKVSAELDWHGYHCVFLRANTEHHALALLPVQLRPTLGMNVHTTCAAFGMQVANYRQLRAAVQFLTENGCRLLDSVPPELYPGIDYAAHVLDPDGHCIQLYYYMQQVTGDGRASTSLERLGAGADPAGWPETVEARPDTFAGEPFLGPWG
- a CDS encoding cobalamin-independent methionine synthase II family protein, whose protein sequence is MAPAFRADHVGSLLRPPELLAARQDFAEQRIGAERLREIEDASVLKALDLQREAGIDVFTEGEYRRAAWSSAFRESVEGLAPDPDPPIRRLLGAWQGPHSDVANATVAAMPSLVASGKLRQVRRLAGAEAAFLKQHAPGPWKITTAGPLSVSGALYKSGVTDKAYATRAEFDNEVIGILRGELQTLIADGASYLQLDSLHYVERVADKTIRARMIAEGEDPDAYLETLIAADNAVLEGLRREGLTVGMHMCRGNNRSAWHAEGSYDAIAEQAFPRLNVDRFLLEYDTDRAGSFAPLRFVPRDRMVVLGLISSKEPALESIDDLRRRIDEAATYVPIERLAISPQCGFASTAAGNLLTWDEMRRKLELVAKTARAVWG
- a CDS encoding xanthine dehydrogenase family protein molybdopterin-binding subunit, with protein sequence MSARAQVIGAPVARIEGPDKVSGRARYAADISLPGMLWGKILRSPHPHARIRGIDASAARKLPGVRAVVTGLDVPGHYIGKVLRDMPVLCWERVRYVGDRVAAVAAETPEAAEEALALIEVEYEALPAVFDPIEALRPEAPLLHENVAAYAGAPVAILATDLHNGQTRLAWSKGDVAQGFREADLALEHSFRVPSRHQGYLEPFASVLAIDDGGRVQAWCSSKAPFRVRIQLAQALGIPEEAIRVNVVSVGGDFGGKGDARDLPIAYFLAQQARRPVKIVMSFAEELTAGNPTHPTIITIRSGVMRDGRIVARQVRAVHASGAYGALKPNASLSTWHYVGGAYRIPHTSFEFLQVYTNTVPGGYFRAPGAHQYTFALESHTDLIARALGLDPAEFRLRNLLREGEEDAVGRRLRCIKAKEVLEAALAASGWGTPLPGPHRGRGIGLFGRQIGGGAGGAVLTAEANGSYSVLSPTVDVGTGTHTIVQQIVAAEMGVSVDRVSVHAGDTDSAPFDEGPRASRVTYTEGQAALRACAELKQRLAEPGVQLPVTVRVQHDAPQPGDVAYFCAQIAEVEVDPETGQVAVQRVVSAHDVGTIINPITHQGQINGGFVTGLGLAMTEELVSEEGRIINGHLGDYKLPTVRDVPPFETVLVPSSGGAGPYEAKAIGELANNAPAAAIANAVAAASGARLHELPITAERVYRALPGER